The sequence GCGATCGTGATGCCCCACAGGATAGCCCAAACCGCCGGATTAATCACCAACCCAACATGTCTTACAAGATACCCGATTAGGGCTAGAGTAGGGAGTGGAACAAGGAGATAAATCAGCGGGACTATTTTGCTTGGGGCTCTTTTATATTCCAAGGGGACCATAGGTCGGGGAGCTTCAACCGCTTTGATACACTCTCTCCATCTGAAAGGCATGATCCAACCACCATATATCCGGCTTCCATATACTAAAATCCGACCGCCCGCTTTGAATCTTACTTCATCAAGACTCCAATATGAGGTGCCGAAAATAACCCGTTTAATAATAACTCCGTCTTTCTCCACGCCGATCTTAGCGGTGAAATCGGTTATGAAGGGCAATGCGATTAACCCAAACAGCACGGCGAGGGGATGCCTAACATAAATCGCGGCTACAAAGATGAAGCTGAAAAATGCGACGGGTAGCAAAAGTATCGGATAAACCCCTCTTGTCTCAAATCGTTGCATCTATTCTCCCCTGAAAAAGAATCGTTGTGAATTACTTAAGAATTTTGGATTTAATATATGCGCGCGCAATGGGGAGACCATGTCTCCTATTCCCAAGAGAGATTTAACATTGCCTATTTGCGACATGGGCCCCTACGTATTGAGAACCTAATAGGCTCGGTTAAAAGGTGGGCAGTCGACGTTTTCACGTCAAATAGGCGCCTCTCAAGCCAAAAGAGGGCGAAAAATTTGACCGGAGTGGAAACCCTACAAAAACAGGCTCAGCGGGGGAGCACAAAAGAGATTCAGCAGGGTAAAATCATTGAGTGGCTTTGGCATCTTAAAAAGAAGGGACTCGGCGAAAATTCGATTTACATTTATGGTCAGAGGATCCAGCAGCTTGCGAAGCAGTGCAATGTTCTCGATCCTGAAGCAGTGAAGGAAACCATCGCAATGGCGGAGTACAGCGCCACCACAAAAGCCTATGATGTTATCGTTTACAGCGAATTCTTGAAATGGCTCAAGGTTGAGTGGGAGCCACCCATATACAAGCGGGAGAGAAAGATCCCGTTCATTCCAACGGAAGCGGAGCTCAATGAACTCATAGCAGCCACAGGCCCTAAAACATCAACGTTTCTACGGCTGCTCAAAGAAACAGGGATGCGACGAGGAGAAGCTGAAAGACTCAGATGGGTCGACTTTGACTTTGAAAGGCGAATAGTTCGAGTGAACAATCCAGAGAAAGGTAGTAACGCCAGAATTCTTCCGATCTCCAACAAGCTGATAGGGATGCTTCAGACATTCCAACGCAGAAAAGAACGAGTATTCAGCAGCTCAATCCACAATGTTTTCTATCGACAAAAGAAAAGAATCGCCAAGAAACTCGGTAATCCTCGAGTACTTGAGATCAGCTTGCACACTTTCAGACACTTTAAGGGAACTATGCTCTATCATCAAACTCACGATCCCATTCACGTGCAACGGGTCCTGGGTCACCGGGACATAAAATCCACAATGCTCTACATCCAAATTGAAGAAAGCCTATTCCAAAGTGGCGAAGACGAATTCCACACAGCCACAGCAGCCACCGTCAAGGACACATGCAAGCTCATAGAGGCAGGCTTTGAATACGTCACCGAGATCAGCGGCACCAAAATCTTCAGAAAACGCAAATAACATAAGTGTGTCATAACCTCTCAGAGTGTTCTAAAACGTGGATTTAAAAGCACATTGAAACCTTTCGTAATATGGAGAAACCAAATAATGAAAAGAACAGCGCTGTACGTGATTACTGCAGTTTTGCTAGGCATAGCCATGATGATTATGCCATTATGGTTCTCTTGGGCTTCTCAAGTAACCTTTGATAC is a genomic window of Candidatus Bathyarchaeota archaeon containing:
- a CDS encoding site-specific integrase, with product MRAQWGDHVSYSQERFNIAYLRHGPLRIENLIGSVKRWAVDVFTSNRRLSSQKRAKNLTGVETLQKQAQRGSTKEIQQGKIIEWLWHLKKKGLGENSIYIYGQRIQQLAKQCNVLDPEAVKETIAMAEYSATTKAYDVIVYSEFLKWLKVEWEPPIYKRERKIPFIPTEAELNELIAATGPKTSTFLRLLKETGMRRGEAERLRWVDFDFERRIVRVNNPEKGSNARILPISNKLIGMLQTFQRRKERVFSSSIHNVFYRQKKRIAKKLGNPRVLEISLHTFRHFKGTMLYHQTHDPIHVQRVLGHRDIKSTMLYIQIEESLFQSGEDEFHTATAATVKDTCKLIEAGFEYVTEISGTKIFRKRK